One Lycium barbarum isolate Lr01 chromosome 5, ASM1917538v2, whole genome shotgun sequence genomic window carries:
- the LOC132641783 gene encoding protein FLX-like 3, whose translation MYPLHIVEAALSLSVMAGRNRMPRQPDNFRGFRDGPPPRVIMQRGPGPLPPHPSALEEELELQHRDLQRFLAENRHVIDENVMLERELSAVKDEMHRLSQVIPKMRADNEAQVREYIDRGMKLEADLRSTEPLRSEVIQLRAEAQKLSTLQKELSAQVQTLTKDTNRLQTENKQLSTMKTDIDGMHKELAEARRQFEYEKKANTELVEQNQNMEKNLISMAREIEKLRAEKVGRGLGAGAYGMMNGSPEMRYPGGAYGEPYGGSGWGSYDNRGPPRR comes from the exons ATGTATCCACTCCACATCGTCGAAGCAGCTCTATCTCTCTCAG TTATGGCTGGTAGAAATCGTATGCCCCGTCAACCTGATAACTTTCGAGGATTCCGTGATGGGCCACCACCACGGGTTATTATGCAGCGAGGACCGGGACCCCTCCCTCCCCACCCATCAGCCCTTGAAGAGGAACTAGAACTCCAGCATAGGGACTTGCAGAGATTTCTTGCTGAAAACAGACACGTGATTGATGAGAATGTGATGCTTGAAAGGGAATTATCTGCTGTAAAAGATGAAATGCATAGATTAAGTCAGGTGATTCCCAAAATGCGTGCTGATAATGAGGCACAAGTAAGAGAGTACATTGACAGAGGAATGAAGTTAGAGGCTGATCTTCGATCTACTGAGCCTTTAAGGTCAGAGGTAATCCAATTGAGAGCTGAAGCTCAGAAGCTAAGCACTTTACAGAAAGAATTATCTGCCCAAGTTCAAACTCTTACGAAGGATACTAATCGACTACAAACTGAAAATAAGCAACTATCAACTATGAAGACTGATATTGATGGAATGCACAAAGAATTGGCGGAAGCGAG GAGACAATTTGAATATGAGAAGAAAGCAAATACAGAACTGGTGGAGCAAAATCAAAATATGGAGAAGAATCTGATTTCAATGGCTCGTGAAATAGAAAAGCTGCGGGCTGAGAAAGTTGGACGAGGCCTTG GTGCGGGAGCTTATGGCATGATGAATGGAAGCCCTGAGATGAGATATCCTGGTGGAGCATATGGTGAGCCGTACGGTGGCAGTGGTTGGGGCTCCTATGACAATCGTGGTCCTCCCAGACGTTGA
- the LOC132641782 gene encoding 3-ketoacyl-CoA synthase 6-like — protein MPQRSPQFSSSAKLKYVKLGYQNLVNHFLTCLLVPTIAVILVQAIQLGPNEIFNFWNSFQFDLIKILCSSFFITFVSILFFMSRPRGVYLIDYACYKPPISCRVPFSTFMEHSRIILSSEPKSVEFQMRILERSGLGEETCLPPAIHYIPPEPNRESARKEAEMVIFSAMDSLFKKTGVKPKDIDILIVNCSLFSPTPSLSAMVINKYKMRSNIKSFNLSGMGCSAGLISIDLARDLLEVHPKSIAVVVSTEIITPNYYRGKDRSMLLPNCLFRIGGAAILLSNKWWADQWRAKYKLLHVVRTHKGADDKSYRCVFELEDSEGTTGISLSKDLMAIAGEALKSNITTMGPLVLPPSEQLLFLFSSIGRKVFNLKLKPYIPDFKQAFEHFCIHAGGRAVIDELQKKLQLSAEHVEASRMTLHQFGNTSSSSLWYELSYTEAKGRMKKGDRVWQIAFGSGFKCNSAVWKCNKTIKTPSDGPWSDCIHKYPVYIPEVVKL, from the exons ATGCCTCAGAGATCACCACAATTTTCCAGTTCAGCTAAACTCAAGTACGTAAAACTTGGATACCAAAATCTTGTTAACCACTTCTTGACATGTCTATTGGTGCCAACAATTGCTGTGATTCTTGTTCAAGCCATTCAATTAGGTCCTAATGAAATCTTCAACTTTTGGAATTCCTTTCAGTTTGATCTCATCAAAATACTTTGTTCATCTTTCTTCATCACCTTCGTATCCATCCTATTCTTCATGTCAAGGCCCCGAGGGGTTTACCTCATCGATTATGCATGCTACAAACCACCCATCTCCTGTCGCGTCCCATTTTCAACGTTCATGGAACATTCAAGAATCATACTTAGTTCAGAACCAAAGAGTGTTGAATTCCAAATGAGAATTCTTGAGAGATCCGGTTTAGGAGAAGAAACATGTTTGCCACCAGCGATACATTATATCCCACCTGAACCTAACAGGGAATCTGCAAGAAAAGAAGCTGAAATGGTTATATTTTCAGCCATGGATTCTCTCTTCAAGAAAACAGGAGTAAAACCTAAAGACATTGACATTCTTATAGTGAATTGCAGCCTTTTTTCGCCAACGCCGTCTTTATCAGCAATGGTGATTAATAAGTACAAAATGAGAAGCAACATTAAGAGCTTCAATCTCTCTGGAATGGGGTGCAGTGCAG GGCTAATCTCCATTGATTTAGCTCGCGATCTTCTCGAAGTTCACCCCAAATCGATCGCGGTGGTTGTCAGCACAGAAATCATCACACCGAATTACTACAGAGGCAAAGATAGATCAATGCTCCTCCCAAACTGTCTGTTCAGAATAGGTGGCGCCGCCATACTTTTATCAAACAAGTGGTGGGCGGATCAATGGCGAGCCAAATACAAACTGCTACATGTCGTCAGAACCCACAAAGGAGCTGACGACAAATCTTACCGTTGTGTGTTTGAACTCGAAGACTCGGAAGGGACAACAGGAATTTCTTTGTCAAAAGACCTAATGGCCATAGCAGGGGAAGCATTGAAGTCTAATATAACAACAATGGGACCACTTGTTCTTCCTCCATCAGAACAACTTCTCTTTCTCTTCTCAAGTATAGGCCGAAAAGTATTTAacctcaaactcaaaccatatATTCCAGACTTCAAACAAGCATTCGAACACTTTTGCATTCATGCTGGTGGAAGAGCAGTGATCGACGAATTGCAGAAGAAATTACAGCTGTCTGCAGAACACGTTGAGGCATCGAGAATGACTTTGCATCAATTTGGGAACACTTCGTCTTCATCGTTGTGGTATGAATTGAGTTATACCGAAGCTAAAGGAAGGATGAAGAAAGGTGATAGAGTTTGGCAGATTGCATTTGGGAGTGGATTCAAGTGTAACAGTGCTGTTTGGAAGTGTAACAAGACAATTAAAACTCCTAGTGATGGACCTTGGTCTGATTGTATCCATAAGTACCCTGTTTACATCCCTGAAGTAGTAAAGCTCTAG
- the LOC132641784 gene encoding 3-ketoacyl-CoA synthase 6-like yields MPEKSPDYSHSVKLKYVKLGYQYLVNNILTFMLVPIMLTILLQILQSSPNELLNFYNSLSLTSIHIICSLFLIIYVITCYIMSRPRTIYLVDYACFCPPITCRIPFAAFLEHSHFVLGTEPKSVRFQKKMLERSGLGEETALPPAMHYIPPTPTMDLAREEAELVIFSAMDSLLEKTGLKPKDIDVLVLNCSVFSPTPSLSAMVINKYKLRSNIKSFNLSGMGCSAGVISIDLARDILQIYPNSNAVVISTEILSPNAYLGKERSMLLPNCLFRMGGAAILLSNRKSDRARAKYRLAHIVRTHKGADDKSFRCVQQQEDPEGNVGINLCVDLMQVAGEALKSNITTIGPLVLPASEQLLFILTLICRKLFKVKLKPYIPDFKLAFEHFCIHAGGRAVIDELQKSLQLSAEHVEASRMTLYRFGNTSSSSLWYEMSYLEAKGRMKKGDRIWQIAFGSGFKCNSAVWKCNRTIKTPVNDHNPWADCIDRYPVDIPDVVKL; encoded by the exons ATGCCTGAAAAATCCCCAGATTATTCTCATTCAGTGAAACTAAAGTATGTTAAATTAGGGTACCAATACCTAGTGAACAACATTTTAACATTCATGCTAGTACCCATTATGCTTACAATTTTACTTCAAATTCTGCAATCAAGTCCAAATGAACTCCTCAACTTTTACAACTCTCTTTCCCTCACTTCAATTCACATCATTTGTTCATTGTTCCTCATAATTTATGTAATAACTTGTTACATCATGTCACGTCCAAGAACCATATACTTGGTGGATTACGCATGTTTTTGCCCTCCTATCACATGTCGTATCCCATTCGCAGCTTTTCTGGAACACTCGCACTTCGTCTTGGGAACTGAGCCCAAAAGCGTGCGTTTTCAGAAGAAAATGCTTGAACGTTCAGGTCTTGGAGAAGAAACTGCTTTACCACCAGCCATGCATTATATTCCACCAACCCCTACTATGGATTTGGCTCGAGAAGAAGCTGAGCTAGTTATTTTTTCGGCCATGGATTCACTTCTGGAGAAAACGGGGCTAAAACCTAAAGACATTGATGTTCTTGTTTTAAATTGTAGCGTCTTTTCGCCAACCCCTTCACTTTCCGCTATGGTGATAAACAAGTATAAGCTGAGGAGTAATATAAAGAGTTTTAATTTGTCTGGAATGGGATGCAGTGCTGGCGTAATATCCATTGATTTAGCTCGTGATATTCTGCAAATATACCCTAATTCAAATGCTGTGGTTATTAGCACAGAGATTCTCTCCCCGAATGCTTATTTAG GTAAAGAGAGGTCGATGTTGTTACCAAATTGCCTATTCAGAATGGGAGGAGCAGCCATACTTTTGTCTAATCGAAAATCGGACCGGGCCCGGGCCAAGTACCGGCTCGCACACATTGTGAGAACTCACAAAGGAGCTGATGATAAATCTTTTAGATGTGTACAACAACAAGAAGATCCAGAAGGAAATGTCGGTATAAATTTGTGTGTGGATCTCATGCAAGTTGCTGGAGAAGCATTGAAATCTAATATTACAACAATTGGACCACTTGTTCTACCCGCTTCGGAACAACTTCTTTTCATTCTTACACTCATTTGCCGGAAATTGTTTAAGGTCAAGTTGAAACCCTATATTCCGGACTTTAAACTAGCATTTGAGCACTTTTGTATACACGCCGGAGGAAG GGCGGTGATAGATGAGTTGCAGAAGAGCCTGCAGCTATCAGCGGAGCATGTGGAGGCCTCGAGGATGACGCTTTATCGGTTCGGGAACACATCGTCATCGTCGCTGTGGTACGAGATGAGTTATCTTGAGGCAAAGGGGAGAATGAAGAAAG GTGACAGGATTTGGCAGATTGCATTTGGGAGTGGATTCAAGTGTAACAGTGCGGTTTGGAAGTGTAATAGAACAATCAAAACTCCAGTGAATGATCATAATCCATGGGCTGATTGCATTGACAGATACCCTGTTGATATTCCAGATGTTGTCAAGCTCTAG